From Gottschalkiaceae bacterium SANA:
TTCTTGAGCAACACGCTTGGCAATCACTCTTTTTGCCGTACCCTTATCCATTCTGTTTTCCCCCTCTTACGATATAGTCTACAAATACGCCGGGTGTTATCACATTTTCAGGTTCAATGATTCCTACTTGAACCACATGATCCGCTTCTGCAATAACAAGATCAGCTGCAGTCGCCATCAGAGGATTGAAATTACGCGTTGTCCCTTTGTACCACATGTTCCCATTCGTATCTATTTGATCAGCATTGATAATGGCGATATCTGCGTGTAGTGGTTTCATGAGAAGATAATCCACCCCATCAATCCTTTTCTTTTCATATACGATTTCCGAATTATCCTCTAGAATGGTGCCCACTCCTGTCGGTGTGAGTACCCCGCCCAGACCGGCACCTCCCGCTCGAATCATTTCAGCCATGGACCCCTGAGGTATCAAGGTAACTTTCAACTCGCCTTCACGAACTTGAGCCGCCACTTCTGGATTTAAGCCCACATGTGACGCAATCAAGTGTTTCACTTGTTTGTTGTGAATTAATTTAGCGATTGCATAATGCTCACTTCCATCCGGACCATTTAAAATTGCTGCATCGTTGCAGATAATTGTAAAATTTTCCTTTTCACTTTTTGAAAGCGCATCTATCATCTGATGCGCGCTTCCACATCCAAGAAAACCGCCAAACATGATTGTTGCGCCATGCGGTACAAGCGTCAGCGCTTTTTCAATATCCATAATTTTAACCATCTAGAACCCTCCCTATTACATGACTCTTCTTTATTTACTCTCCAACGATTACCTTTTCCCCTAGTACATTCTTGGTGCACCCAATCCCATCATTTCCCGCGCCTGGGCGGGCGTCGCAATTGGTCTGCCTACTTCTTTTGCAATTCGAACCATTCGCTCCACCAGCTGAGCATTACTAGTTGCAAGCTCATGTGGCGCATAAAATACGTTATCTTCCAATCCGACACGAACATGATGACCCATGATGATAGCCATTGTAAGCATTGCCGTTTGACAAGCGCCAATCCCAATCACACTTAAATTTCCATTGGGTGGCATCATTTCCGTTACCAACTTCATCGATTCTACACTTGGAAAAATTCCGGTTCCACCAAACAGAACTTGTGCCCAATACGGATCTTTTACATGGCCACGACGAATCATTTCGTTAAGATATTTGATATTACCAATATCAAAGCACTCCCACTCCGGTTTAATTTCATTTTCATTCAATAATAGCGTAATATCTTCACAATTCTGCATGGACATATAAAGGTCAAAGTTTACAACTCCATCTTCATCACGTCCTGTTAAAGGCGCTTTCCTCGCCTTCACTGGTGCGCGAATCGAAGTGCAAGCGATGTCGACACTTGCCACCTCAGGTTTCGCACCAATAGACGGCGCAAATGGTGCTGAGATTGTTCCTTCTTTTTCATTGATGATCCGTGCACCCAAGCAGGTATTGTTGATAATAAGGTCTGGGCACTTTTCTCGAACCATACGATTCACTTCCAAATATTCCTCGGCTTTTTGTGACATGATCGAAAGATTATCTGGGTTTCTTCGGTGTATATGAACCATTGAAGCACCGGCATTATAGGCTTCATATGCGGCTTGCACTTGCTCTTCCGGGGTTTCAGGCAAGGCTGGATTTGCTTCAGCACCATGAATTCCC
This genomic window contains:
- a CDS encoding CoA transferase subunit A, encoding MVKIMDIEKALTLVPHGATIMFGGFLGCGSAHQMIDALSKSEKENFTIICNDAAILNGPDGSEHYAIAKLIHNKQVKHLIASHVGLNPEVAAQVREGELKVTLIPQGSMAEMIRAGGAGLGGVLTPTGVGTILEDNSEIVYEKKRIDGVDYLLMKPLHADIAIINADQIDTNGNMWYKGTTRNFNPLMATAADLVIAEADHVVQVGIIEPENVITPGVFVDYIVRGGKQNG
- a CDS encoding 3-keto-5-aminohexanoate cleavage protein → MSEIKKYLLGDYRETFKYSNELARHGLTKMQPLIITCAITGGIHGAEANPALPETPEEQVQAAYEAYNAGASMVHIHRRNPDNLSIMSQKAEEYLEVNRMVREKCPDLIINNTCLGARIINEKEGTISAPFAPSIGAKPEVASVDIACTSIRAPVKARKAPLTGRDEDGVVNFDLYMSMQNCEDITLLLNENEIKPEWECFDIGNIKYLNEMIRRGHVKDPYWAQVLFGGTGIFPSVESMKLVTEMMPPNGNLSVIGIGACQTAMLTMAIIMGHHVRVGLEDNVFYAPHELATSNAQLVERMVRIAKEVGRPIATPAQAREMMGLGAPRMY